From Caulobacter segnis, a single genomic window includes:
- a CDS encoding helix-turn-helix domain-containing protein encodes MLTASQIRAARALVDWSGPKLAEAAGLSLPTIRRMESAVGPGRSSVDNVEAVQRALEAAGVIFQMADDTAGPGVRLKK; translated from the coding sequence GTGCTGACGGCGTCGCAAATCCGGGCGGCGCGGGCGCTTGTCGATTGGAGCGGACCCAAGCTCGCGGAGGCGGCGGGCCTGTCCTTGCCGACGATCCGCCGAATGGAAAGCGCCGTTGGACCAGGTCGTAGCTCGGTCGATAACGTGGAAGCCGTACAGCGTGCGCTGGAGGCGGCCGGCGTCATCTTTCAGATGGCCGACGATACGGCCGGCCCAGGCGTGCGCTTGAAGAAGTAG
- a CDS encoding helix-turn-helix transcriptional regulator: protein MAEPDRILRIRTVLQRTGLSRSTLYRKIQDGSFPRQVQISIHGAGWRESAINRWVADPAGYRMEDRAG, encoded by the coding sequence ATGGCCGAACCCGACCGTATTCTTCGTATCCGAACCGTGCTGCAACGCACGGGCCTGAGCCGCTCAACCCTTTACCGTAAGATCCAAGACGGCTCGTTTCCCCGCCAAGTGCAGATCAGCATCCATGGCGCCGGGTGGCGGGAATCCGCGATCAACCGGTGGGTCGCTGACCCCGCCGGCTATCGAATGGAAGACAGGGCGGGGTAG